In the Wyeomyia smithii strain HCP4-BCI-WySm-NY-G18 chromosome 2, ASM2978416v1, whole genome shotgun sequence genome, one interval contains:
- the LOC129725641 gene encoding 60S ribosomal protein L21 yields the protein MTNSKGYRRGTRDMFSRPFRKHGTIPLSTYLKVYKAGDYVDIKGHGAVHKGMPYKAYHGKTGRVYNVTKHALGVIVNKRVRGKILAKRINVRVEHVNPSRCREDFLRRVKENDKIRHEVKTKNPKAKICLKRKPAPPRGEQVIVNPPEPVFLAPIPYEFIA from the exons ATGACCAACTCGAAGGGTTATCGTCGTGGTACCAGGGACATGTTCTCTCGTCCCTTCCGTAAACACGGTACTATTCCACTGTCTACTTACCTGAAAGTATACAAAGCCGGTGATTACGTGGATATTAAG GGTCATGGAGCTGTCCACAAGGGTATGCCCTACAAAGCGTACCATGGTAAAACTGGCCGAGTGTACAACGTAACCAAGCACGCCCTTGGTGTGATTGTGAACAAACGTGTTCGAGGTAAAATTCTGGCCAAGCGTATCAACGTCCGCGTGGAGCACGTCAATCCATCCCGTTGCCGTGAAGATTTCCTGCGCCGAGTGAAGGAAAATGACAAAATCCGCCACGAAGTGAAGACCAAGAACCCGAAAGCTAAGATTTGTCTGAAGCGTAAGCCAGCTCCACCCCGTGGCGAGCAAGTTATCGTGAATCCTCCAGAGCCGGTGTTCCTGGCACCTATCCCGTACGAATTCATTGCGTAA
- the LOC129725636 gene encoding ubiquitin carboxyl-terminal hydrolase 46: MGANISQLERDIGADQFPPNEHYFGLVNFGNTCYSNSVLQALYFCRPFREKVLEYKAKNKRTKETLLSCLADLFYSIATQKKKVGSIAPKKFIARLRKEKEEFDNYMQQDAHEFLNFLINHINEIILAERNQAKGAAAAANKVGSNMGMGGSLNGDSSQQPQEPTWVHEIFQGILTSETRCLNCETVSSKDENFFDLQVDVDQNTSITHCLRCFSNTETLCSDNKFKCDNCCSYQEAQKRMRVKKLPMILALHLKRFKYMEQYNRHIKVSHRVVFPLELRLFNTSDDAVNPDRLYDLMAVVIHCGSGPNRGHYISIVKSHGFWLLFDDDMVDKIEASTIEDFYGLTSDIQKSSETGYILFYQSRDAT; the protein is encoded by the exons ATG GGGGCAAACATTTCGCAGCTTGAGCGGGATATTGGTGCCGATCAGTTTCCACCCAACGAGCACTACTTTGGACTAGTTAAT TTCGGGAATACCTGCTACAGCAATTCAGTGCTTCAGGCATTATATTTCTGTCGACCGTTCCGGGAAAAGGTTCTCGAATACAAAGCGAAAAACAAGCGTACAAAGGAGACTTTGCTTTCCTGTCTGGCGGATCTGTTTTATAGTATAGCAACGCAGAAGAAAAAAGTTGGTTCGATTGCTCCGAAAAAATTTATCGCTCGGCTACGGAAGGAGAAGGAGGAATTCGATAATTATATGCAGCAGGATGCTCATGAGTTTTTGAACTTCCTAATTAATCACATCAACGAAATTATTCTTGCGGAGCGAAACCAGGCCAAAGGTGCGGCAGCAGCTGCAAACAAAGTTGGATCCAACATGGGAATGGGCGGTAGTCTAAACGGGGATAGTTCTCAGCAACCACAGGAACCGACCTGGGTACATGAGATATTCCAGGGTATCTTGACAAGTGAAACTCGGTGCTTAAACTGCGAAACGGTCAGCAGTAAAGATGAAAACTTCTTCGACCTGCAGGTCGATGTAGATCAGAACACCAGCATCACGCATTGCTTGCGATGTTTTAGTAACACAGAAACACTGTGTAGTGATAACAAGTTCAAGTGCGACAACTGTTGCAGTTACCAGGAGGCGCAAAAACGGATGCGAGTTAAAAAATTGCCAATGATTTTGGCGTTGCACCTTAAGCGTTTCAAGTATATGGAGCAGTACAACAGGCACATAAAAGTGTCGCATCGTGTCGTGTTTCCACTGGAGCTAAGACTATTTAATACG TCGGATGATGCTGTGAATCCAGACCGCCTCTACGATCTGATGGCTGTAGTGATCCACTGCGGTTCTGGACCTAATCGTGGACACTACATAAGTATAGTGAAAAGTCACGGGTTTTGGTTGCTTTTTGATGATGACATGGTCGAT AAAATTGAAGCATCCACTATAGAGGACTTTTACGGCCTTACCTCGGATATTCAGAAGTCCTCTGAAACGGGTTATATTCTATTCTATCAATCACGAGATGCAACCTAA